One segment of Natranaeroarchaeum aerophilus DNA contains the following:
- a CDS encoding MFS transporter, with the protein MSSTRRERLLLAAVIYVVLLAQVLLYPGLGQLVATLGATTELQPRMWFLGAEFAAFIVFVGVWGAISDATGRRVPWIVLGALGGALGYGLLAVLPWLSLATFETVLLLRVLQGAATIGAFSLAITMLMDLDGGHGRNMGAAGIAIGLGTAMGAPIGGQLTELSPLAPLYAATVLLALVGVLVSFVEDRAPQGRRSTREALATIRRTPTLSIPYAFGMIDRMTAGFFALVGVAYFEATFDLSPGESGIMLALFFAPFALLQYPLGALSDRIGRTIPIVLGSSLYGLGIVAIGRAGTVELAGAGMVLIGVLGALLAPATMALVTDVASDIDRGTAMAGFNLFGSVGFLAGFLVGGAIADAYTYPLAFLVVGGLEVLIALVTLPVFLKLGLGDAPSSPISSSE; encoded by the coding sequence GTGTCTTCGACGCGACGCGAACGCCTCCTGCTCGCGGCGGTCATCTACGTCGTCTTGCTCGCGCAGGTGTTGCTGTACCCCGGTCTCGGCCAGCTCGTCGCGACGCTAGGCGCGACGACCGAACTCCAGCCCCGGATGTGGTTTCTCGGTGCCGAGTTCGCTGCGTTCATCGTCTTTGTCGGGGTCTGGGGGGCGATCAGCGACGCGACGGGGCGACGGGTCCCCTGGATCGTCCTCGGCGCGCTCGGCGGCGCACTCGGCTACGGCCTGCTGGCCGTTCTGCCATGGCTGTCGCTTGCCACCTTCGAGACCGTCCTCCTCTTGCGCGTCCTGCAGGGCGCGGCGACCATCGGCGCGTTCTCGCTGGCGATCACGATGCTGATGGATCTCGATGGGGGCCACGGCCGCAACATGGGTGCGGCGGGAATTGCCATCGGCCTTGGCACCGCCATGGGTGCGCCAATCGGCGGACAGCTAACCGAACTCTCCCCGCTAGCCCCGCTGTATGCGGCGACCGTCCTGCTGGCACTCGTCGGCGTGCTCGTGTCGTTTGTCGAGGATCGCGCACCGCAGGGCCGACGCAGTACGCGCGAAGCGCTCGCGACGATCCGGCGGACGCCGACGCTGTCGATCCCCTACGCCTTCGGGATGATCGACCGGATGACGGCGGGGTTTTTTGCGCTCGTCGGCGTCGCGTACTTCGAGGCGACCTTCGATCTCTCGCCCGGTGAGAGCGGGATCATGCTCGCGCTGTTTTTCGCTCCCTTCGCCCTGCTGCAGTACCCGCTTGGCGCTCTCTCGGATCGGATCGGGCGGACGATCCCCATCGTCCTCGGCTCATCGCTGTACGGCCTCGGGATCGTCGCCATCGGCCGCGCCGGGACGGTCGAACTCGCCGGGGCGGGGATGGTCCTCATCGGCGTCCTCGGTGCGCTGCTCGCGCCCGCCACGATGGCGCTCGTAACTGACGTGGCCAGCGATATCGACCGTGGCACGGCGATGGCCGGATTCAACCTCTTCGGCAGTGTCGGCTTTCTCGCGGGCTTTCTGGTCGGCGGCGCGATCGCCGACGCCTACACCTACCCGCTCGCCTTTCTCGTCGTCGGCGGACTCGAAGTCCTGATCGCCCTCGTCACGCTACCTGTCTTCCTCAAACTGGGGCTCGGCGACGCGCCGTCCTCTCCGATCAGTTCGTCAGAGTGA
- a CDS encoding phosphate ABC transporter ATP-binding protein encodes MTRPPAIRTENLSVTYTGNEDVEAVKGVNIAFPENQLTTIIGPSGCGKSTLLKSLNRLHEIQPNVEIEGDVLLGEESIYNTDDPAPEIRRRIGYVPQTPTPLPLSIYENVAYGVRLHGEYESSEELDEIVETYLKKVNLWEEVHDRLDTPAASLSTGQIQRLCLARSLAVEPEVLLCDEVTSALDPISAERVEETLVDLKDEYTIIMVTHSMNQARRIADEVVFLYLGEVIERGDVRSFFENPSHERTKQFIGGHGTGADAGDGDDDPDNGTEQSASANTNTDVDQRPTTPAK; translated from the coding sequence ATGACTCGACCCCCAGCGATTCGAACGGAGAACCTGTCAGTAACGTACACCGGAAACGAGGACGTCGAGGCGGTCAAAGGCGTCAACATCGCGTTTCCGGAGAACCAGTTGACCACGATTATCGGCCCATCGGGCTGTGGTAAGTCGACGCTGTTGAAGTCGCTCAACCGGCTCCACGAGATCCAGCCCAACGTCGAGATAGAGGGCGACGTGTTGCTCGGCGAGGAGTCGATCTACAATACCGACGACCCGGCCCCGGAGATCCGCCGCCGGATCGGCTACGTCCCGCAGACGCCGACGCCGCTCCCGCTCTCGATCTACGAGAACGTGGCCTACGGCGTTCGCCTCCACGGCGAGTACGAATCGAGCGAGGAACTCGACGAGATCGTCGAGACGTATCTGAAGAAGGTAAACCTCTGGGAGGAGGTTCACGACCGTCTGGACACGCCCGCGGCGTCGCTCTCGACGGGACAGATTCAGCGGCTCTGTCTCGCACGCTCGCTCGCAGTGGAGCCGGAGGTCCTGCTCTGTGACGAAGTAACCTCGGCCCTCGATCCGATCTCGGCCGAGCGCGTAGAGGAGACTCTCGTCGATCTGAAAGACGAGTACACAATCATCATGGTGACACATAGCATGAACCAGGCCAGACGGATCGCCGACGAGGTTGTTTTCCTGTACCTCGGGGAGGTCATCGAGCGCGGTGATGTCCGGTCGTTCTTCGAGAATCCGAGCCACGAGCGCACGAAGCAGTTCATCGGCGGTCACGGCACGGGAGCCGACGCTGGCGATGGAGACGACGACCCCGACAACGGGACCGAGCAGTCCGCGTCAGCGAACACGAATACCGATGTGGATCAGCGTCCCACAACGCCCGCCAAGTGA
- a CDS encoding PstA family ABC transporter permease produces MDRYAKQRAFGVLARAAAGLVVFVMAVVIGVTIFRGGRVLLADPSIVVSPPGSRYALEGTGGFFHAVLGSAFIVGPATLVSMILAISTATYLQSDYSSERFSDAVNMFLNVLWATPPIVYGVFVLTIVIAVGARTSLFFGIIAIAVFQYPIMTRYIDEALRSAPDTVRESTYGLGATRFETAKMTARAALPGIVAGVIMGFARGIGDAATVLFTAGRSTNMPNGLFEPATTLPVLIFDNSMSFNEEVRAHAYAASFVLIVVVLGLIVVSRLLAGRFAQYVPGGRHA; encoded by the coding sequence ATGGATCGCTACGCGAAGCAGCGCGCCTTCGGCGTGCTCGCCAGGGCCGCTGCCGGCCTCGTCGTCTTCGTCATGGCGGTCGTGATCGGCGTAACGATCTTCCGCGGGGGCCGCGTCCTGCTCGCCGACCCCTCGATCGTGGTCTCCCCGCCGGGATCGCGCTACGCCCTCGAAGGAACGGGCGGGTTCTTCCACGCCGTCCTCGGGAGCGCGTTCATCGTTGGCCCGGCGACCCTCGTGTCGATGATACTCGCAATCTCGACCGCAACCTACCTCCAGAGCGACTACTCCAGCGAACGGTTCTCGGACGCGGTGAACATGTTCCTGAACGTCCTCTGGGCGACGCCGCCGATCGTCTACGGTGTGTTCGTTCTGACGATCGTCATCGCGGTCGGTGCCCGGACGAGCCTGTTTTTCGGCATCATCGCTATCGCCGTCTTCCAGTATCCGATTATGACCCGGTACATCGACGAGGCGCTTCGGTCGGCCCCCGACACCGTTCGGGAGTCGACCTATGGGCTCGGTGCGACGCGGTTCGAGACCGCGAAGATGACTGCACGCGCGGCCCTGCCCGGCATCGTCGCGGGCGTCATCATGGGGTTTGCCCGCGGCATCGGCGACGCGGCGACGGTCCTCTTTACCGCCGGTCGCAGCACCAATATGCCGAACGGCCTCTTCGAACCGGCGACGACGCTGCCGGTCCTGATTTTCGACAACTCGATGTCGTTCAACGAGGAAGTACGAGCACACGCGTACGCGGCGTCGTTTGTCCTGATCGTCGTCGTGCTTGGCCTGATCGTCGTCTCGCGCCTGCTCGCGGGACGGTTCGCACAGTACGTACCCGGAGGTAGACACGCATGA
- the pstC gene encoding phosphate ABC transporter permease subunit PstC encodes MAESTDTPRLGQRLRIERVSELWLRMAGYFAIALFALIVLTLVHRSLPLLSEYSVVQMLTSTDWDPSQNSFGFLPAIVGTVYVAVLSMLMGTPIAILTAIYIAEYAEGRMKTLVSSFIDVLAAIPSVIFGLVALVVVVPLVGDYLAPLFGASATGLGILTVSLVMAIVVTPFMISLSVESLEALPDELRETSLGVGATKWETIRSVLLRAAGPGIFSAVLLGFGRVFGATIVPAMLIGGQTQIPDSLFATGQTLPTLIVSDFGELMSIPITQSALIFVGLMLVVVVWIFNFGAMLLQRRLRRRWQY; translated from the coding sequence ATGGCCGAATCGACTGACACACCCCGACTCGGACAGCGACTCCGAATCGAGCGCGTCAGCGAGCTGTGGCTCCGGATGGCAGGCTACTTTGCGATCGCGCTGTTCGCCCTGATCGTGCTCACGCTTGTCCACCGATCCCTGCCGCTGCTCTCGGAGTACTCGGTGGTCCAGATGCTGACCTCGACTGACTGGGATCCCTCCCAGAACAGCTTCGGCTTCCTCCCGGCGATCGTGGGTACGGTCTACGTCGCCGTCCTGTCGATGCTCATGGGGACCCCGATCGCGATCCTGACGGCGATCTACATCGCAGAGTACGCCGAGGGCCGGATGAAGACGCTCGTCTCGTCATTTATCGACGTTCTTGCGGCGATTCCGAGCGTGATCTTCGGCCTCGTTGCGCTGGTCGTCGTGGTGCCACTCGTCGGTGACTACCTTGCGCCCCTCTTTGGTGCCAGCGCCACCGGGTTAGGAATACTGACGGTCAGCCTTGTGATGGCGATTGTCGTTACGCCCTTTATGATCTCGCTGTCGGTCGAGTCGCTGGAAGCGCTTCCTGACGAGCTCAGAGAAACGTCGCTTGGCGTCGGCGCGACCAAATGGGAGACGATCCGGTCGGTGCTCTTGCGTGCCGCAGGCCCCGGCATCTTCTCCGCGGTCCTGCTCGGCTTCGGGCGAGTCTTCGGCGCGACGATCGTCCCGGCGATGCTGATCGGCGGGCAGACACAGATCCCCGACTCGCTGTTCGCGACGGGCCAGACCCTGCCGACGCTGATCGTCAGCGACTTCGGCGAACTGATGTCGATCCCGATTACGCAGTCTGCGCTGATCTTCGTCGGGCTGATGCTGGTCGTCGTCGTCTGGATCTTCAACTTCGGCGCGATGTTGCTCCAGCGCCGCCTCCGACGGAGGTGGCAGTACTGA
- a CDS encoding PstS family phosphate ABC transporter substrate-binding protein, producing the protein MTRDYSRRDALGLLGTGATLGLAGCFGDSDSAVRISGGVGPLPMVEVWADLYEDDHDVSFDISGGGTGVGVSDVLNEQVDIAMMGRQPDEAEIEQGLFAVPMLIDTVVGTVNENNPVLDEIQEHGLSREQLEAIFTREITNWGELYDTDVDEEITVYGRSDASAAYMQWGDFLGGEDHAHTENEMEEWSDGNHDGDQRVAQAIGNDESAISLNNINYVYDLESGELEGDIRPVPIDLDGDGTLSEEEDFYETREEFLAAVEDGIYPAPPAREMFLSSDGEFEDEAYEFVEWVLSEGQQYVSDNGYVPLEEDRVDEAQTNLDEGP; encoded by the coding sequence ATGACACGAGACTACTCTCGTCGCGACGCACTGGGGCTTCTCGGTACTGGCGCTACTCTCGGACTTGCGGGCTGTTTCGGTGACTCGGACTCCGCGGTGCGGATCTCCGGGGGTGTCGGCCCGCTGCCGATGGTCGAAGTCTGGGCGGACCTCTACGAGGACGACCACGATGTCTCCTTCGACATCAGCGGTGGCGGCACCGGTGTCGGCGTCTCGGACGTTCTCAACGAGCAGGTCGACATCGCGATGATGGGCCGCCAGCCCGACGAGGCCGAGATCGAGCAGGGGCTGTTCGCGGTACCCATGCTCATCGATACGGTCGTCGGGACGGTCAACGAGAACAATCCTGTCCTCGACGAGATTCAGGAACACGGGCTCTCCCGCGAACAGTTAGAAGCGATCTTCACCCGCGAGATCACCAACTGGGGCGAGCTCTACGACACCGATGTCGACGAGGAGATCACCGTCTACGGGCGGTCGGACGCCTCCGCGGCGTACATGCAGTGGGGCGACTTCCTCGGCGGTGAGGACCACGCTCACACGGAAAACGAGATGGAAGAATGGTCCGACGGTAACCACGACGGCGACCAGCGCGTCGCGCAGGCCATCGGCAACGACGAGTCGGCCATCTCGCTGAACAACATCAACTACGTCTACGATCTCGAAAGCGGCGAACTCGAGGGTGATATCCGACCCGTCCCGATCGATCTCGATGGGGACGGCACCCTCTCCGAGGAGGAGGATTTCTACGAGACCCGCGAGGAGTTCCTCGCCGCTGTCGAGGACGGGATCTACCCAGCGCCGCCAGCGCGGGAGATGTTCCTCTCCTCTGACGGCGAGTTCGAGGACGAGGCCTACGAGTTCGTCGAGTGGGTCCTCTCCGAGGGCCAACAGTACGTCTCCGATAACGGCTACGTCCCGCTGGAGGAGGACCGAGTCGACGAAGCACAGACGAATCTCGACGAGGGACCGTGA